atacaacccatagctaagatcatagattgtccaccgaagacagatctagcagcatacatagataatgtctgcgagactacaccaaaagcaggtaaaattagaatgtatacctctggatgtccgaagaaccagaatagatgttgataaagtacactatcaccagaatacatagaatcataaaattcagtgtttacgtgtagatcaagaaggatcataactaatccaccagtaagaataggtagagtgaagactaacataagggcagtaaatatgatagcccagatatatagaatatagttcttagcaccagcattagaacccatgaagacgcaagtaccaaggaagttaatagaacttaaaatactactaattcctagtactgcaagacctccgataatccaatcagttgcctctggatttaacaccatcaagctagtacttagtggaggatacattgtccaaccaagaccactaccaaactcggaacaaatactttgagttaacaacacagaacctaatggtactagaaaataggagatcgcgttagttcttgggaaaacgacttccgaaccaccaatatatattggtacaaagaagttaccatatcctccgtacaaagcaggcattaagaacataaagatcatagctaggccatgtatcgttattatcacattataagtaagctatcgtctctgtacaaatgatccgcgatccagaactgtataactcaaatcgaataaacaaagacattatagttcctagaatactgaagatgactccggttatgagatacagacaaccaagttctttatgattgcagtacaccaccaccccactggactgcttaagacagctaaaagtgttggatttcaatatcctactacattaagattattccacatcggttatgttctaggcgtaatatatggattcttgttctcactcatcttaacagcgagagaaaactactactcagatgctagtctaatcagtagcatcgtacttggagttatcatctctgagacaggattatttatcagctttttctggggagtatatactacgagttggactactggtttagatcttgaaggtctttgttttaccggatccaagttctcttgtgcttttcatgaccatcatgttaagtgcattagcagagcatagttaagatgataactattgtggatatagaaccaattgaacaccatgtattaatataacaaagataatcagggtaatctggtatccttcttggcataacgttgaaaccaagtatatgcatagggatgaaaattaataagatactacctaagaagactacaaaccagatgcttaaatatggagaagcaccggtatttacatggaatagatttacagtatctccgaacatatctctgctatagaagataaagccacatatagtagctagtactgcaccaagagataatacgaaatggaaatgagctacaatatagtatgtatcatgtagggcaatatccataccagcgttacccataactacacctgtagtaccacctagagtaaacaataggataaaact
The window above is part of the Besnoitia besnoiti strain Bb-Ger1 chromosome Unknown contig00119, whole genome shotgun sequence genome. Proteins encoded here:
- a CDS encoding uncharacterized protein (encoded by transcript BESB_018960) gives rise to the protein MIAVHHHPTGLLKTAKSVGFQYPTTLRLFHIGYVLGVIYGFLFSLILTARENYYSDASLISSIVLGVIISETGLFISFFWGVYTTSWTTGLDLEGLCFTGSKFSCAFHDHHVKCISRA